The DNA region aaaaatagaacctTAATGTTTTTGATACTAAgagaggattttttttcttattatagtGCTATGTCAATGATTTACGAAACAGACTTTAAATTAAGCTCGTTAAACGATGCAGGCGATATATAAGTTATGAAATAGTAAAGAAACTTTCTCtagaaaaatttagtatttctttcatttaataatttttcttacgtCGGAGACCTAAATTTTCGATCTCAATTATAAGAAGTAGCCACAGTTCGCAAAATTTGGTCCAAATAGTGTAACTAGGATTGCAATTTAGcctcttattgttaattttactttttacaaacatcATCAAATTTGTCTAAGGGTATCAGAAAATGTTagcacacaattaaaaaaactacatatatttaaaagtaatttttaacaattatttaatttaataataattgaaatttttttttgttaggtaaataattatgtacaatgcaatttttaaaaggcGTTTACAACGCAAAATGATTTCTTCCAGGCGTTCCTGCGTTTCTtccttttctattaaaaattttagcaaaaatacaaattagaaatttttaccacattcaaatttaactttcttatGTATTGTGAGCAAAACGACTATTTCGAACACTAATTGCTTActaattaatttcgaaatttcataCAACGTTTTTCTAACATTTCGAAGCTACTTCGTAACATTCATTAGATTTTCTGAACCCAGAGgaaattgttctaaaataatattatgatggatattatgataaaaattatgttaaaagaattatgatagttttggatgaaatgagatattttaagtACTGCGACATGTTaacaatttatgtataaatgaCTAGTTCGGTTTTATAATGGACTAGTTCGGTTATATAAATGACTAGTTCGGTTATTAAAGCCGAACATAGAAAGAGGCAGCTTTGGGCAAGTACAAACCCCTTCTAATACTCTCccctaattattaattttttttactttgacttTTGCAGTAGGAatctaatttaagaaataaatttaatactttgtgattaatgattaaatttgtgTAACTTTGCATAAGACTAAATTTacgtttcaatttattttataaaattttagagaatattctttaggaattttttgtgttttcctTCGGTTGTTATAAGTCTTGACttcttaaactaattaaagaaatttttttcaaactgttcctttttccaattttgactttaattgtaaatatcaaACTCTCTTAGGTTAACatatttctaaatcttttttaacatctttttccattaaaaaaattaaaataaggggatttaattatataattaaaataataacaataattatgagaatgatataaatataaggGTTATAAGAATTGGAGGATTTTATTATATACCTCTCCACTAAGTAACGATAAGCAAATCAGAATTCCCTCCCTCGTCAGGTGTTTTCGTAATATTTGAACGGGgcacaaattaaattaacaaatttagcaaaatttaaaacaaatttagttaGCTTTTCTACAGGCccagcagtggactgatcgttaagacacggttcccagcagatcaccgaagtcaagcatcactggctgcggtcagtgtgcgggtgggtgaccacttgggtcagtctgcatagggaccgagaATGTGCATTATgtgtcctcgttaaactgttctaccgtaaagtgctcgacttcgcgtgcaggtcgtcgcactaccgaagcgggggtgccatcccctctgctgaggatcgaaattgtgatggcatgtcttcggatcatcctcaggaatgtttcccagaccgtcgccaatagcccattgtgcagctctagtgcgacgtaaatgaacaaatcaaatcaGCTTTTCTACAGACAATACATGAACTTTGTCTTCATAAATAGATGTAATGCTAACCAAGTTAAATTAGACTccagaaaaattaatacttagggccttttcttttatgaaaagctttgttttgttattgtaaattatatttaaaaactttctctgCACGTTTCCCctgctttttttccccttctttttttaaatggggAGATTGAGGGGAGAATTAGTAACGTAAATTCGTAATAAcgtaaaatagtaattaatcgTTATAAcgtaaaatagtaattaatcgtaataatttaaaatagtaattaattgcTTCGAAACTAAttgtaataacttaaaatagtaattaatcaTTTCGAAATTAATcgtaataacttaaaatagtaattaatcgTTTCGAAATTAATCGTAATAACAGCAACAGAAACaagcaattgaaaataataataacgttttggaagcaaaaaaaatggcccaaaataagtgaaatattcgaagatttacaaaatatgaaaaaaaaactaactgaaCGCGCCTCTCCTCATTTACTcttatttccttaattatttaattcgatCCGTGACCAACCAATACCTCttagaagagagaaggcctcagcactgGTTACCATAACCAAGAAATTTGATCCCTTAGTGCAAACGTAATGACATTTTCCCCACTACGCAGCTTAGTAGCCCAAACATAGTGAcgtctttttcatttttcctccactgcgcagtttaaGTTCGTTACGTCGGACTGCAAAATTGATTTATGCAAAGGCTTACTGTCTTTTAGGAGGTGTTGGATTAACCCGCTCTCTAGTGGTGAGCCAATCACTACCGAGACCAATTCCGAGACGAGTGGACTagtagtttagaagttatacgTGTTTTTTGTAcaacaatttcaattttgtacttTTGCCTGTTCATGCATCTGACCTGACATTGCTATCGAAACAAATGAAGCACTGTTTCCTACGTATTTTTTCACGCTGaattaaatgagattttataTAGCTATCCAGAAACTACCTAAACATGTAAGTTATATTTTccgatgtaattttttatgccGAATTGAACGATTTAAAAGTGGAATCGATAGGGTAAATAGTTGAGAAGTTATAGGGGTTCTGTGTACAGcaaataattttgtagttttacttatttaatcatCTTATGTTGCTATACAGAGAAGAGAGGTATTTTTAACTATGTGGTTTTACTATCTATGTAATACTATCTACCAAATACAAAAGGGAAAAATGACACAGATATATCCACATAAAACAGTAAGCATTCTATTCTTTTTCCTACAccatcaaaatataaacaaaatccCAGTGCGTTGTAATTCATGTGCCTAATCCTCTCTCAAATATCCGTATAgattgtctaaaataagaactcctccAGCCTTTCGTCTGGACCTGTGggggtgactatggtaacgaggtatgactatttcaagtaggggtacGGGGTCCCTATTTTGAGAGTGGTTTCAGCTGGGATCGACGAGAGAAAGGGAATTtctttcttcggtctattgtgttagtcctcgagtgaagctaccctccctaaaatgcgccattcttgtttccatagcaccagacggcctcagactttgtggcgggaggagttcttagcttgGACAAACTGTACACGTGCAATTGTTTAcatatccaaaataaaaataaataagtaatttaaataaaacaaaacaaaattcgtGACCAAAAGCATATATTATAATAGACTTCAACCGCCATCTAGTgtcgtttgaaaatttaaataaaactttccaaAGTGAAATCACGTCCGTATAATCATGGGCTGATGGAATCGGAAAGGCTCGTCTCATATATTATAGCTTGGATCGTGAAGAGAGAATCTCGTCATCACGCATATGTGAGCACGGTTCTGAATGGAACAACaaacttaccttttttttcaatgtacttGGATTCtcaatcttcaaaattttatgagtaCCCACAAACTTATAGAAATATGGTCGATATAGTTTAGGTTGGAGAGCGCTCGAAAGTTCGGTCCCTTAAATGGTAATTTCCCcctttttgcgcatttcactATATTACCTAgggcagtgattctcaaccttttttttgttgcggcacacttttaacgatttcgaaatttgatggcacagtgaaaaaaaattagattaaaagttgtttaattacctattttacactgtgttaaatagtttgtgataataattttgaatgtgaaataaaataatatgtactacaaaagctcNTAAATAAAAACGTTCGAAAGTGAAATCACGTCCGTATAATCATGGGCTGATGGAATCGGAAAGGCTCGTCTAATATATTATAGCTTGGATCGTGAAGAGAGAATCTCGTCATCACGCATACGTGAGCACGGTCCTGAATGGATTAACAAACTTACCTTTTTTCCCCCAACGTAAttggatttttcaaaattttatgagtaCCCACAAACTTATGGAAATATGGTCCAAATAGTTTAGGCAGGAGAGCGCTCGAAAATTCGGTCCCTTAAATGGTCATTTCCCCTTTTTGTGCATTTCACTATATTACCTAGGTTAATCAAATAATTGTGCATAAAACTTGCtgatccaaagataattcttcaaaaagatgtaaatttttagtagtaattattataataatgatataaaaattaatttaagttatgttaatttttattttacttttaactgtGCAATTTTAAGCCACCAAGtccaaaatttaaaggaaaaatcagAATAGAACCGTCTTAAgtattcaacattaaaaatgaaagtataataAAGAAACTTGCAAacgttcttttatttaaaatgtttggacCAAATTGCTGCTACCCACAGTTATTTGAGGATCAAGAATGCAAATCCTTCCAAgagaaaaaacatgtttattcagaggaagtacTAGTGTTTGATCTCGTAAAAAATCATCAACAGAAATTACCATTTGCAAGTTTCGCTTCCTGAAGCATTAATATTACATCTATACTACGTGACAGTCCGATGACTAGATCGATTATTAAGATACTCCgtctttttttatgtaatgaacaaaagtttaatttttataaaaggagtaataataaaaatggataataattttttaaataaatgaattaaaaagttacacTTTTCATAGGGAATTTAAACTAAACACTTAGCAGTCAAGGTCAATCTCTTACCCTTGCTAAAATATGGCCTTCTCCATGACGTTTAAAGTGGGCTAAAAGTCCAAATCTATATAGTCAAatcgttttaattttgaagaaacttcAGAGGctaatttcttatttacttcTATCCACAATGACCACTCAGGCGATGAAGTTATTTCCGCTGAATTAGCGCCAATAAAATCAATTGCATTCGATTTTAATTGTGAGTCGCTAAATAAATCAGCTAATCTTAATATTTCGCACACATTTTTCACAGAAACGTGggattttaagaaacttaaacACTTCTTCTTTAAAGATAATACTTGATAGTTATCAGCAGCCATCAGCAAATTTCTAGCTCGATCATAATCCATTTCATTCACAGTATCTGTGTATAAAAAATCTAGTAACAACTTTAAAGTATCAAAATCGGTATCAACAATCTTCACTTGCGTTTCCATCGTGTTCTGAGAGAACATCGCAGAAAAAACTGGAGATCGGGcagataaaatacttttatgcgCATCTATAGACTGGTTGTTTACTTGTAATTTAATGTCAGTAAACGccttgttttgtaaaatatcacGCAAATCCTCCTGTAAAGTTGGATAGTTGGCAGCGTCTGTAAACTCATGGATCTCAGATCCACTGGAACATGTGAACTCGCAATGTAAACGGATTAAGTCTAACCAATATACATCAGGGAGATCAAAGCTACAGTCATTGTTATGTGCTATTAGCTTAGAAATAATGCCTAACGGAAATTGCCATACCTCAGGAAAATTATCTGACTGGAAAAAGTGCGTGGCTCTTTCGGTATATACATCTCGTTCACCATGACCTCGAAGTGTCAGCTTGCACTCAGCAAAATGGGCAGTATTAAATTTTGACTCGTTCTTcaagatattaatattaagatCATATGGTAAGCCAGTGACGATACATTCGAAACTGTCATCTCCAGGAAGTGTAATCGTGTTTCTATAACCACTCACTATTCTACATTCATCAAAGTCACACAACACATCCATATTAAAAGCAAGTCGATGGACGTTAATCACTGTACGTGCTCCTCGTTTTACAATcgatttattttcagaaacgTTTCCATAAATATGGCATTGAACATTCAGAATATCTTCTGTGTTAATTACGTATTGTCTTGCCTGTTGTGTTAATTGTGTATTGTCTTGGTCTCCATGGATTGGCTTGTAATCATCTTCAATTGCTTTGGATACTTTGCCTCTTGTTCCAATTATTTCGATCTTGAAATCGCTTTCAAACTGAACATCACATGGTTCTGCATCTTCTTCTTGGCACAAAACACATACAAGTGATCCTTCTCTTTCTTCCATGCTTCCTCTTGGATACAATTGAATGAACCACTCGCTTCCATTTAAACTTTCAACAGTGAATTTGGGGCTATTCAAGTACTGGTCCCTTTTCTGgtaacagaaaaagaaattttcaattttccatGTAAAAACGAATTCATCTCTTTGATCTCTGGACATGGTGAAGCTCGTCTAGTTTAATTTAGAAGAGAAACTAGAATGAGTACgatcttttacttaaaattaagagGAGGATAAGTATCTTTTTAAGGCATTNGGAAATAAACGTTCAATAACGGATAGTTCAATAACGGAAATGAACGTTTTACAACAGCATAGAATCTTGCATTTTATAAGCATTGTTATTCTTATCTCAAAACACACGATTCCAGATAAGATTGTTTTGTTCCTTCAAATAATAGtcgttaagtttaatttatatgatcatcataaaaagtgataatttttcaaagtatgcCTTAGTTTTCTGTTTCAAATGCAAATATATGGTAATATTAGATAATTACAAACACAATACTATCGTTTAAAAGAAACTGATTTTAGTAGCTGTTATTCTATCtcttaattttcaacaaaagatTATTCTCGTTTTGTCATTTTATGCATTCTCAGTGGACAGAAAACTCAcattataatgatatttaatacataaagtCATTGATAAACATAATGATCATTGATAAACGTGATGATAATCATTAATAAACCAGAAATCTTTTTCTAATTAGTGAAAGTTTAATTAGTAAATGTTAAAACAGTATTTATCAATGAATGATTTTGCGTAccttacaaaacttttaaaaagattattaagaactAGTTACCTGCAGCGACTAGCTGGTTCACCAACACGAACTCATCTCTTCACGGTTCCACGTTCTTTCCCGCCTTCATGGAGTCACCAGTTCCACAGCCCATCATTGATTCTGCTCCAATCGGCAGCATTGCTCTGATTCTATGGATTagtattttagaaacaaattaagaagATGGGGTAAAAATCATGCTCGAACTCACAGTCTCGCTTTATATTCACCTACCTGAATTCATCTCTTGGTGGTCCCTCGGTGATTCTGCTGCCTTTGATATCATTTACATTTGCATTTGAGTAAATATGAaagctttgttttaaaagtagtattttcATTTGCACAGAAGTGTTGTTTGCTTTAATGTTAACATCAAAGAAACGCGGTTATTTGTGGGAGGTAAACATACAATGCGACCTATTCTCAGGGACTCTCTGAAACTCGTTTTCAACCTGAAAGATCgaaatgcttttcttttctaaGTAGTGAAATAGGTACCATctgattatattttgattagagAACCGgttaataatttatgcaaaaaatagctttttgttaatatttgttattttttttatcattttacttaattatggtcaaaaaattctgaattgtaaagtttaaactttttacatcacttcaaaaaatgtacttttacatgacaaaatacaaaatttgagtgatatcggttaaatagttcctgagaaatcgaattttaaataaatcatatatttatttatttgtaatatttattgtgtAATATTGGttctagataaaaaattaaccttGAGCTAATATTAAAATCCAATCTAGGAcctatctattaaaaaatctagacatacCAATAATAGTCCCTCGTTCATTGCCGTACTTAGGGATATGTGAACCGCTTAAAATTTAGGATAGGttaatagttatatattttttctctctttagttttttttcacatttagaAATCTTTATAAATTGCACCACTTTCCCAgtataaattgctatttatctttattatctaATGATTGTGGCTCTGTAAGcataataattatatcttttcacTTGGAATTGTGAAGAGAACATTGCCACTATAATCATCACTCATCCTGCCATTTAGTAACTAACTGCCAATGAATCAAAGTATTTAGTTTCAAGAAGAACACTGCGTGAAACTGATCACTTAGTTTTCAATCATTTAAGGAATCTTTTTAATTGtactattttataatagtatattacagtaatttgcaccaaaaaatattgattgttaaAGGGTAACGTTAGACACTGATTAAAATAAGTCTATTCTAAAATGTAGTGTAATCAGGTAATATCACgaaattcttttagtttttaactctTGATGTAgattagaatgaaaattaaaaatgtactaatAACGGAgtagaataagaaaaacaaatattacccgtaatttaggaataaaaaaatattttgtacgtAATATCTATTGGTCACGAAAATTTTCATGAcctttaattcaaattcaatgATTTTCAAGGATTGAGCTGAGATGCAATTTGGATTGAACTAATTAGATGCAGCTTAGGGCCCCTTTCCGAGCGGTCATGAATTCAATCCccgtcggccgaagactccccctGTACAAAAAGGTGACTGGAGCAAGCTAAATCTATCGGAGTCACAAAGTCCGCCAAGTTCCTGCAACAAACCAGTGCTTCAGAGGATACTGGATTAGAGATTAATTGTTctttggttcaggtcaaaattacgttcTGTGGATAAatggatggtgtgtgaatgCGCCTACTTGTAAAACGGGATATGACGTATGCATGATGTCTCAGGATCATCCTatggaatgtttcccagaccctCGCTAATACCGgattgtgctgctctagtgaaacataaacaaaatcaataaagaaaactttatgaAAAGAAGTGGTTATTAATAAATCCatagaaagatatttttgcCTGAGACGATAAGCACTCCGTTATAGGAAAACTTTACCttaatgactcataataattttatcctgAGGGCAaccaaaagtaaataaatacacatggaagacaatgaaagaaaaatgaatccTATCATAGGactttctgtttaataaaaatgctctgacaacaaattaattaaatagtctTGATACAGTATTCCAGAACTGTATGGAgactatctatatatatatttcgcttacacggcgacaaaaaaaacctcatttcatctccccgaatggcaacgctagaaaatcgacaaAAGATTGCCTCTAAatatgtcacatgccaaatctagctgagatggctcaacatatagcgcttttaaaaacggaaactgaaataaccagagagagcattctcaccaaatgtcAGCTATCACActtatcagctgcggcaatctcatactattaagctaggcagaagtgagtagtctttgtcgatagatctctattttagtattttgtcgaaagcgctttcatttcacgaatttatttattacgaatttatttgacgattaattatagccaaaatgttaacctttttaaagagatatcagttttcgaaattttatcttaagattttatactatagcacatttctaataggtttaacaaattacatgtcatttatttgaattcaaatttattttaatgactcagtatttactaaaaagatgtaattttttttttcaaaaaaagttgttatatggatttgaatgattgctttaaattcttagaactttgtgcatttgcaatgtaccaaagttagtagcgagcaaatcgagcttggtttgcgaagcaaaccatataagattgcgtagcaattttcgggggttggcgagcgttagcgagcagggggcgcagcccactagtttaataaaattttttcaacacgGGATAATACCGTCTGACTACAATATGGGGCTACTGCATTTCTatcataaataaagattttctgCTTCTAATCATCAatagaaaactttaaagaaacatgaaaaaatctGATTGTCAAACCCTCATGTGACAtaagataagaataaaaaataggaaactTTAAGGCTATtaggtttcaaaattattgatttcaatGATGCTATCatgtaaatttatgaaaatgaatatgTAGTTTTGTGTTTTTGTGGTTCGTATTTTTagtagctaaaatattttatagaaaactttttttaattaaaatttatgaaaaagtcaGAATGCTGATTCCGCGATGGAAAGATGTCATTTTTGTGTTGCTCATGGTAGGATTTTCGAAAGAaagaattttcgaattttttctgttatcaTTAATGTTGCCAAATACAGTAGAGTCCTGATTATCCGAGTTTAATCTTTAACCGAGTTATCAAATATTACCAAGATTTTcttgttcttgtttatttttaaaactaccgaTGCAGATGCGAGAATAACGCAAACAAATGACGCTTATTACAAGCTATCAAATAATgtcaacttataaattttatcatgttaacatgattttttttagtagaaaGATTATCAAACCTCTCCTATTTTCTCTAAATGGTCACTGTGTTGTTCATATGAAATAATGCTTGCTTGTTAACACTATGCTCCTTTTATAACTGCTGTTAGTTTCTAACAGTCATTAATGGCTGTGAAGTCAAGTGTAACCTGTCTTTATCAAGCACTCTCCATTCTAATCcgaaaatggaatttaaaaaaaaaaatccaaaaacgGCTAAATTGAAAAAGAGCTCAAAACAccaaagagaagaaaaatcacTTTTGATCATTTTCATCAACTGATGGAAAAACCTCACCATATTggacatattaaaaaaaaaaaactacagtaatttttgaaatttgtaagtAGTTTCCCATATAATATTGGATATTTTTCCAGATAATTCTCTGCGACAAAAaggtatagtttaaaaatataaaaatctagcTTTGTTTCAAGTGGCACTATAtagcatagtttaaaaatatagctttgtTTCAAGTGGCACTTGAATTATTTGCCCACATTTAATGTGGGGAATAGAAGATTAGTCAACAGAATATATGATTGTTCAAATTGTAGGGAGTCAAATGGGAGACTTCTTTTTAGGCCCATTGGACGTGTCATGGTCAGGGAATTAAGCCTTACATTAGGAAGGTGCTGGGTTAATATCCCGGACAAGACATTGATTTTCTTTCAGTCTcagtactatctgtccttataGTGGGTACAACATTAACTCACCTAATATGTCGCCCCTGAAAGAATGATCAACAAATGCACCTTATTAATGCCTGTAAAATCGGGTGAGCACCGGACACTCTTCCTTTCAGTTTTTGATAGATACAAATACTCCTGTTTTTTTAAAcgacttttatttataataattttttaagaaaaaacataataatcattgatggttatcataaattttaatctaggtttttttctttcatattttttattatcttaatcaGAAAGTCTTAACAAAATTAACGTATCGAGAGGTTTGTGTACAATagtttatttgttgttgttgttcatttacgtcaccgcactagagctgcacaatgggctattggcgacggtctgggaaatacccctgaggatgatcagaagacatgccatcacaattttgatcctttgcagaggggatggcaacccgcttcggtagcccaacgacctgcacgcgaagtcgagcactttacggtagtaCAGTGCTACGGTAGTACAGTGTTACGGTAGTACAGTGCCatacagtttaacgaggatcaataccgcacaccgTCGGTCCCAGCGCAGACTGATCCAattggtcacccacccgcacactgaccgcagcctgtgatgct from Parasteatoda tepidariorum isolate YZ-2023 chromosome 2, CAS_Ptep_4.0, whole genome shotgun sequence includes:
- the LOC107438111 gene encoding speckle-type POZ protein B isoform X2 — translated: MSRDQRDEFVFTWKIENFFFCYQKRDQYLNSPKFTVESLNGSEWFIQLYPRGSMEEREGSLVCVLCQEEDAEPCDVQFESDFKIEIIGTRGKVSKAIEDDYKPIHGDQDNTQLTQQARQYVINTEDILNVQCHIYGNVSENKSIVKRGARTVINVHRLAFNMDVLCDFDECRIVSGYRNTITLPGDDSFECIVTGLPYDLNINILKNESKFNTAHFAECKLTLRGHGERDVYTERATHFFQSDNFPEVWQFPLGIISKLIAHNNDCSFDLPDVYWLDLIRLHCEFTCSSGSEIHEFTDAANYPTLQEDLRDILQNKAFTDIKLQVNNQSIDAHKSILSARSPVFSAMFSQNTMETQVKIVDTDFDTLKLLLDFLYTDTVNEMDYDRARNLLMAADNYQVLSLKKKCLSFLKSHVSVKNVCEILRLADLFSDSQLKSNAIDFIGANSAEITSSPEWSLWIEVNKKLASEVSSKLKRFDYIDLDF